The Caldicellulosiruptor changbaiensis genome has a segment encoding these proteins:
- a CDS encoding FecCD family ABC transporter permease, with product MTQEVKKHQKLKSQYKKLVAEKVLFLTTIAILTVLLSVYAISSGSSDLSFSDVLKAFLGKSDARTALIVFDIRLVRVVAAILAGIGLAIGGAAIQSLFHNPLASPFTLGISQGAAFGAAIGIIVLGGGVASSAASDSVTILHPSVVVVCAFLGSMLSTGVVLALAQIKRFSPEAVVLSGVALSSLFSAATTIIQYFASDVKIAALVFWTFGDIGRATWDDVKIMAVFVILAWLYFLANSWNYNAIASGEDVAKSLGVNVERTRFFGILVSSFITSVIVSFLGIIGFICLVAPHIARRFIGNDQRFLTMASGLVGAFLLLLSDTVARLIIQPVVLPVGAVTSFLGAPLFMYLLIRGKKV from the coding sequence ATGACTCAAGAAGTAAAGAAACACCAAAAACTAAAATCCCAGTACAAAAAGCTTGTTGCTGAGAAAGTGCTGTTTTTAACTACTATTGCTATCTTGACAGTGCTTCTTTCGGTATATGCAATATCGTCAGGTTCATCGGATTTGAGTTTTTCTGATGTTTTAAAGGCTTTTTTAGGAAAAAGTGATGCAAGAACAGCTCTTATAGTCTTTGACATAAGACTTGTAAGAGTTGTTGCGGCAATTTTGGCAGGGATTGGCCTTGCAATTGGAGGAGCTGCAATTCAAAGCCTTTTTCACAATCCCTTAGCATCTCCTTTTACTCTTGGAATTTCGCAGGGTGCTGCGTTTGGTGCGGCAATTGGAATAATTGTGCTGGGCGGCGGGGTAGCATCCTCTGCCGCCTCTGACTCTGTTACCATTTTGCATCCATCAGTGGTCGTTGTGTGTGCTTTTTTGGGGTCAATGTTATCAACTGGAGTAGTACTTGCTTTAGCACAAATAAAGAGGTTTTCACCAGAGGCAGTTGTGCTTTCTGGAGTTGCCTTGAGTTCTCTTTTTTCTGCCGCAACAACTATAATTCAGTATTTTGCATCTGATGTTAAAATTGCTGCGCTTGTGTTCTGGACATTTGGCGATATTGGAAGAGCGACATGGGATGATGTAAAGATTATGGCGGTTTTTGTAATTTTAGCATGGTTGTATTTTTTGGCAAATTCATGGAACTACAATGCAATTGCAAGCGGCGAAGATGTTGCAAAAAGCCTTGGTGTGAATGTTGAAAGAACAAGGTTTTTTGGGATTTTAGTAAGCAGCTTTATAACATCTGTGATTGTATCCTTCTTAGGAATTATAGGTTTTATATGCTTGGTAGCGCCTCACATAGCACGAAGGTTTATAGGAAATGACCAGAGGTTTTTGACTATGGCATCTGGTCTTGTAGGTGCGTTTTTGCTTCTTTTGTCAGACACAGTAGCAAGACTTATAATACAGCCAGTTGTTTTGCCAGTTGGCGCTGTGACATCTTTCCTTGGTGCACCGCTTTTTATGTATCTTTTAATCCGCGGAAAGAAGGTATGA
- a CDS encoding nucleotidyl transferase AbiEii/AbiGii toxin family protein, producing the protein MEVSVKMFFNVLEYQRYEVLNKIVKSDVIGEFYLGGGTGLALQLGHRVSEDFDFFSPIEFSSDYIIYKLEKVGDINILYSAKDTLHMLLDGVRVTWLYYPNPLLDNLVIPTEIKGLKIASKIDIGVMKLVAISSRGSKKDFIDLYCICQSGIKLEELVKFLPQKFPNKMVNLYHILMSLCYFDDADDEAMPKMFIRLDWDNVKRFFLDSCRKLIKLIEQ; encoded by the coding sequence ATGGAGGTTAGCGTTAAGATGTTTTTTAATGTTTTAGAGTATCAAAGATATGAAGTTCTAAATAAGATTGTAAAAAGTGATGTAATTGGAGAGTTTTACTTAGGTGGGGGGACAGGACTTGCTTTGCAGCTTGGACATAGAGTTTCAGAGGACTTCGACTTTTTTTCACCAATAGAATTTTCAAGCGACTATATAATATATAAATTGGAAAAAGTAGGCGATATAAACATATTGTACTCAGCAAAAGATACTCTTCATATGCTTTTAGATGGAGTTAGGGTAACATGGCTATATTATCCTAATCCTTTATTAGATAATCTTGTAATACCAACTGAAATAAAAGGCTTGAAAATTGCTTCAAAAATAGATATAGGTGTGATGAAATTAGTTGCTATTTCTTCAAGAGGCTCAAAAAAAGATTTTATTGATTTGTACTGTATATGTCAATCAGGAATAAAGTTAGAGGAGCTTGTTAAGTTTCTTCCACAAAAATTTCCAAACAAAATGGTAAATCTTTATCATATCCTTATGAGTCTCTGCTACTTTGATGATGCTGATGATGAAGCAATGCCCAAGATGTTCATTAGACTTGACTGGGATAATGTCAAGAGGTTTTTCTTAGATAGTTGTCGGAAATTAATCAAATTAATAGAACAATAA
- the cheB gene encoding chemotaxis-specific protein-glutamate methyltransferase CheB — MKRILIVDDSELMCEVIKGALRGLEEDIVVFIATNPLIAIRKAGLFNIDLALIDYEMPYMNGLLLIGYLKEINPLTKIVMVSAYTEPGAQITLEALARGAIDYILKPSNKEEFEGFKKELLDKVRWILTGREFSRKKSKIEKDRPKVLSYLEGLKAGTPNYLVDKLRESKVIAIGISTGGPPVLEKIFTNLKKDFSIPILVVQHMPPAFTKALAERLCKLSQRQVKEAEDGEKIENGVIYIAKGGVHLAVEKILGKYYLRLLENVEKVNSHKPSCDILFSSVAEWYGKNATGIIMTGMGCDGANGLLEMKNQGALTIAQSKESCVVFGMPRVAIEKGAAEAVLSTDEIIRLLNEV, encoded by the coding sequence ATGAAAAGGATCTTGATTGTTGATGACTCTGAACTGATGTGTGAAGTTATAAAAGGAGCTTTGAGGGGTTTAGAAGAAGATATAGTTGTTTTTATAGCTACAAATCCTCTTATTGCTATTAGAAAGGCTGGTTTATTTAACATTGATTTAGCACTAATTGACTATGAAATGCCTTATATGAATGGTCTTTTACTTATCGGCTATTTAAAGGAGATAAATCCATTAACAAAAATTGTAATGGTTTCTGCTTATACTGAACCTGGTGCCCAGATTACTCTTGAAGCACTTGCAAGAGGTGCAATTGATTACATATTAAAACCCTCAAATAAAGAAGAATTTGAAGGATTTAAAAAAGAACTGTTAGATAAAGTTCGCTGGATATTAACAGGAAGAGAGTTTAGCCGTAAAAAAAGTAAGATAGAGAAAGACAGACCTAAAGTTTTAAGTTATCTTGAGGGTCTTAAAGCTGGTACTCCTAATTATTTAGTGGATAAGCTAAGAGAAAGTAAAGTAATAGCAATTGGAATTTCGACAGGAGGTCCCCCTGTTTTAGAAAAGATTTTTACAAATCTTAAGAAAGATTTTTCGATTCCAATATTGGTTGTTCAGCACATGCCACCAGCATTTACAAAAGCCTTGGCTGAAAGACTTTGCAAACTTTCTCAAAGACAAGTGAAAGAAGCCGAAGATGGTGAAAAGATTGAAAATGGTGTAATTTATATAGCAAAAGGTGGAGTGCATCTTGCTGTTGAAAAGATCTTAGGAAAGTATTACTTAAGACTTCTTGAAAATGTCGAAAAGGTGAATAGCCACAAACCATCTTGTGATATTTTATTCAGTTCAGTAGCTGAATGGTACGGGAAAAATGCAACAGGCATAATCATGACTGGAATGGGCTGTGATGGAGCAAATGGTCTTTTGGAAATGAAAAATCAGGGTGCCTTGACAATTGCGCAAAGCAAAGAATCATGCGTAGTTTTTGGCATGCCAAGAGTCGCCATAGAAAAGGGAGCGGCAGAAGCAGTACTAAGTACAGATGAGATTATAAGACTTTTAAATGAGGTATAA
- a CDS encoding DUF6922 domain-containing protein, with product MVYIKLKQTLLGAYDFKMDSQTQIPEKFKKFFWDIEFEDLDIQRHKAFIITRLLNFGDQDCIKWLFSTYSKEEIKDVVKNSRSLLKKPARFWQLYFNLKEDEMRCFEVFKKMEGMFPF from the coding sequence ATGGTATATATAAAGTTAAAGCAAACTCTTTTGGGGGCTTATGATTTTAAGATGGACAGCCAAACTCAAATACCCGAAAAGTTTAAAAAATTCTTTTGGGATATTGAATTTGAAGATTTAGACATTCAGAGGCACAAAGCATTTATCATCACGCGCCTTCTTAACTTTGGAGACCAAGATTGCATAAAGTGGCTATTTAGCACATATTCAAAAGAAGAGATTAAAGATGTGGTAAAAAATAGCAGAAGTCTTTTGAAAAAACCTGCAAGATTTTGGCAACTATATTTCAATTTGAAAGAGGATGAAATGAGGTGTTTTGAGGTTTTCAAAAAGATGGAAGGGATGTTTCCGTTTTAG
- a CDS encoding 2-phosphosulfolactate phosphatase family protein produces the protein MKVMTFSHYKEVTDEVLKDSYAIVIDLLRATSTMICAISNGAKRIIPVEDISEARLFKKLDESVLLGGERGGLKIEGFDLDNSPLSYKKEVVFGKTVVMTTTNGTRALKKASFAKRIFLGSFINAKKTAEYIIKEALQYSVDTISIVCAGTEEKFTLEDILCAGYFVDLFKENFPNAFLDDLSLASHVLYKKFENDPHEILKYSYHYNHLKRIGFEADLQFCLKKDFIDCVCEYKNLVVEKV, from the coding sequence TTGAAGGTAATGACATTTTCACACTACAAAGAGGTAACTGATGAGGTTTTAAAAGACTCATATGCCATTGTTATTGACCTTCTCAGGGCAACATCTACCATGATTTGTGCCATTTCAAATGGTGCAAAGAGAATAATTCCTGTTGAGGATATTTCTGAGGCAAGGCTTTTTAAGAAGTTAGATGAAAGCGTTCTTCTTGGAGGAGAGAGAGGCGGCTTAAAAATTGAAGGTTTTGACCTTGACAACTCACCTCTTTCGTACAAAAAGGAAGTTGTGTTTGGCAAAACTGTGGTTATGACAACAACAAACGGCACAAGAGCGCTCAAGAAGGCATCCTTTGCAAAGCGAATCTTTCTTGGTTCATTTATAAATGCTAAAAAAACTGCAGAGTATATTATAAAAGAGGCTCTACAGTATAGCGTTGACACAATCTCAATTGTGTGTGCCGGAACAGAGGAGAAATTTACCCTTGAGGATATCCTTTGTGCTGGCTATTTTGTCGATTTATTTAAAGAGAATTTTCCAAATGCGTTTTTGGATGATCTTTCTCTTGCATCACATGTGCTTTATAAAAAATTTGAAAATGACCCTCATGAAATATTAAAATATTCATATCACTATAATCATTTAAAAAGGATTGGCTTTGAAGCTGACCTTCAATTTTGTCTCAAGAAAGACTTTATAGATTGTGTATGTGAGTATAAAAACTTGGTAGTAGAGAAGGTGTGA
- a CDS encoding S8 family peptidase: MLHKHKKLFLLSGAIFAILSSILAANLYMSNNPSTQNPLQAYKKQIVPWSYKKLGITKIWKLTRGKKVKIAILDSGIDLNHPDLKGANIIKTINFIEPNKPALDETGHGTFITGIVAAQNNNFGIVGIAPEAEIFILKILNKKLEGKVDLVVRALDFCIKNKIDIVNMSFSTSSDNPKLRKAVIKAAKHGIIIVASARNSFGSKAGFPASYPEVISVASVNCKNQISQFSSQGKIDFCSYGENILSTAINNSYKLSSGNSVAAAHLTAIIALILSKPEKWNLNPKYGINKDKIYNVLIKLSEDLGEKGKDNIFGFGLVKFK, from the coding sequence TTGTTGCACAAACATAAAAAGCTTTTTTTACTGTCAGGTGCTATCTTTGCAATATTATCATCAATACTTGCTGCTAATCTCTACATGAGTAATAATCCTTCTACCCAAAACCCACTACAAGCCTATAAAAAGCAAATTGTTCCCTGGAGCTACAAAAAACTTGGTATCACAAAAATATGGAAACTTACCAGAGGTAAAAAGGTTAAAATTGCTATTCTGGATTCTGGTATTGACCTAAATCACCCTGATTTAAAAGGTGCAAATATTATCAAAACTATTAACTTTATTGAGCCAAACAAACCCGCTTTAGATGAAACAGGACATGGAACCTTTATCACTGGTATTGTTGCAGCTCAAAATAACAACTTTGGTATTGTCGGCATTGCACCTGAAGCTGAAATCTTCATCTTGAAAATCTTAAATAAAAAACTTGAAGGAAAAGTTGACCTCGTTGTACGTGCTCTTGACTTTTGTATAAAAAACAAGATTGACATTGTAAACATGAGTTTTTCTACCTCATCTGATAATCCAAAACTCAGAAAAGCTGTTATAAAAGCAGCAAAACATGGAATAATCATTGTTGCCTCGGCAAGAAATTCATTTGGTTCAAAAGCAGGCTTTCCTGCATCATACCCCGAAGTTATATCTGTTGCTTCTGTCAACTGCAAAAACCAAATATCGCAGTTTTCTTCTCAAGGCAAAATTGATTTTTGCTCTTATGGTGAAAATATTTTGTCCACAGCCATAAACAATAGTTACAAACTCTCAAGTGGAAACTCTGTTGCTGCTGCACACCTGACAGCAATTATCGCTCTTATCTTAAGCAAACCAGAAAAGTGGAACCTAAATCCTAAATATGGTATTAATAAAGACAAAATTTATAATGTGTTAATAAAGCTTTCTGAAGACCTCGGTGAAAAAGGTAAAGATAATATATTTGGCTTTGGTCTTGTGAAATTCAAATAA
- a CDS encoding transposase, with the protein MTKNIKAQNKKFLKLLFVIKKVTEVLSRKIKQNRRGRPRKFNLFQIIACLVYKVKKGIKSFRELEYRINQDTEFKQVVGIEESPDYSYFAKLSRKIEKEYMQDIKDILIAKIEPDMSIAIVDSTPLRSAKNDSEAKIGIHITIGFFRGYKLHLLCTGKEEVIPLFWILTGANEHDSRQEELLYRAWGFGCEIVLADAGYDCSRWFNIANELKVKFVAGINKRNMKDKNNVKNVFRSKNIRFLETEEGKKLYKQRTKIERLFSKLKGEYNLENVRLKGFRNYKRYIDWILITFLFEQLLRKLEGKKFSFAYEWNQ; encoded by the coding sequence ATGACTAAGAATATTAAAGCACAAAATAAGAAATTTTTAAAGCTGCTTTTTGTAATAAAAAAGGTTACTGAAGTTTTATCGAGGAAGATAAAGCAAAATAGAAGGGGACGACCGAGGAAATTTAATCTGTTTCAGATAATAGCTTGTTTGGTTTATAAAGTTAAAAAGGGGATAAAGAGTTTCAGAGAATTAGAATATCGAATAAATCAAGACACAGAGTTTAAGCAAGTAGTAGGTATAGAAGAAAGTCCGGACTATTCATATTTTGCAAAGTTGTCAAGAAAAATAGAAAAAGAATACATGCAAGATATAAAAGACATATTAATAGCTAAGATAGAACCTGATATGAGTATAGCGATAGTAGACTCTACGCCGCTGAGAAGTGCCAAAAATGATTCAGAAGCAAAAATAGGTATACATATTACAATAGGATTTTTCAGGGGATACAAATTACATCTTTTGTGTACAGGTAAAGAAGAAGTAATACCACTTTTCTGGATTTTAACAGGGGCAAATGAACATGACTCAAGACAAGAAGAGCTTTTGTATAGGGCATGGGGCTTTGGCTGTGAGATTGTATTAGCAGATGCGGGATACGATTGTAGCAGATGGTTTAATATAGCAAATGAGCTTAAAGTTAAATTTGTTGCTGGGATAAACAAAAGAAACATGAAAGATAAAAACAATGTTAAGAATGTTTTTAGAAGCAAGAACATAAGATTTTTAGAAACTGAAGAGGGTAAAAAGCTATACAAGCAGAGAACAAAGATTGAAAGACTATTTAGCAAATTAAAAGGTGAATATAATCTTGAGAATGTGAGGCTCAAGGGATTTAGAAATTATAAAAGGTATATTGATTGGATACTAATTACTTTTCTATTTGAGCAACTTCTTAGAAAGTTAGAAGGTAAGAAGTTTTCTTTCGCTTATGAATGGAATCAATAA
- a CDS encoding iron ABC transporter substrate-binding protein: MKSKSFNLIRKTVVSFLLILSVLLLIASAALSGYAKQVKSSQKLIITDLLGRKVEIENKKNKRIVAIGPGALRLVLYVNGTKNIVGVENAEKAWEEGSRTYIMAYPELKRLPTIGQGGADSSPDPEKLISVKPDVIFAASFLDRAKADALQAKTKIPVVVLDYGTKLLFDENVYKSLRIIGKIVGKQQRAEDLINYMQRCKAFFNERTRNIPASKKPRVYVGAISFKGGHGFESTMGKYFPFLAINAVNVADQANKEGWFMVEKEKILEWNPDIIFIDEANLDLVKQDYKKNPEFYKSLSAFKYGKVYGQLPYNFYWTNIDTVLADTFWIAKVVYPDRFKDVDPIKRADEIYKFFLGKPLYTKMAKKFGGFVKIKLD; this comes from the coding sequence ATGAAAAGTAAATCTTTTAACTTGATAAGAAAAACGGTAGTAAGTTTTTTATTGATTTTAAGCGTTTTACTTCTGATTGCCTCTGCTGCACTCTCAGGTTATGCAAAACAAGTAAAGTCTTCTCAAAAGCTTATCATCACAGACCTTCTTGGCAGAAAAGTAGAGATTGAAAACAAGAAAAACAAAAGAATTGTTGCGATAGGACCTGGGGCACTCAGGCTTGTTTTGTATGTCAATGGAACAAAAAATATAGTTGGAGTTGAAAATGCAGAAAAGGCATGGGAAGAAGGTTCAAGAACATATATCATGGCATATCCTGAGCTCAAAAGACTTCCAACAATTGGCCAAGGCGGGGCAGACTCATCCCCTGATCCAGAAAAACTTATTTCTGTAAAACCAGATGTTATTTTTGCAGCAAGTTTTTTAGACAGGGCAAAGGCAGATGCTCTTCAAGCAAAAACAAAGATTCCTGTTGTGGTACTTGACTATGGTACAAAGCTTCTTTTTGATGAGAATGTATACAAATCGCTCAGAATCATTGGAAAGATTGTAGGAAAGCAGCAGCGTGCAGAAGACCTCATAAACTATATGCAAAGGTGCAAGGCATTTTTCAATGAAAGAACCAGAAATATCCCGGCTTCTAAAAAGCCAAGGGTGTATGTTGGGGCTATCAGTTTCAAAGGCGGGCATGGATTTGAAAGCACAATGGGCAAGTACTTTCCATTTTTGGCCATAAACGCAGTAAATGTCGCAGACCAGGCAAACAAAGAAGGCTGGTTCATGGTTGAAAAAGAAAAGATTTTAGAGTGGAACCCTGACATTATATTTATTGACGAGGCAAATTTGGATCTTGTAAAACAGGATTACAAGAAAAACCCTGAGTTTTATAAATCACTTTCAGCTTTCAAATATGGCAAAGTCTACGGTCAGCTTCCTTACAACTTCTATTGGACTAATATAGACACTGTTTTAGCAGACACATTCTGGATTGCAAAGGTTGTGTATCCAGACAGATTCAAAGATGTTGACCCAATCAAGCGAGCAGATGAGATTTACAAATTCTTCTTAGGGAAGCCGCTTTATACCAAGATGGCAAAGAAATTTGGTGGGTTTGTGAAAATAAAGCTTGACTAA
- a CDS encoding transposase — protein MTKNIKAQNKKFLKLLFVIKKVTEVLSRKIKQNRRGRPRKFNLFQIIACLVYKVKKGIKSFRELEYRINQDTEFKQVVGIEESPDYSYFAKLSRKIEKEYMQDIKDILIAKIEPDMSIAIVDSTPLRSAKNDSEAKIGIHITIGFFRGYKLHLLCTGKEEVIPLFWILTGANEHDSRQEELLYRAWGFGCEIVLADAGYDCSRWFNIANELKVKFVAGINKRNMKNKNNVSNSFRSKNIRFLETEEGKKLYKQRTKIERLFSKLKGEYNLENVRLKGFRNYKRYIDWILITFLFEQLLRKLEGKKFSFAYEWNQ, from the coding sequence ATGACTAAGAATATTAAAGCACAAAATAAGAAATTTTTAAAGCTGCTTTTTGTAATAAAAAAGGTTACTGAAGTTTTATCGAGGAAGATAAAGCAAAATAGAAGGGGACGACCGAGGAAATTTAATCTGTTTCAGATAATAGCTTGTTTGGTTTATAAAGTTAAAAAGGGGATAAAGAGTTTCAGAGAATTAGAATATCGAATAAATCAAGACACAGAGTTTAAGCAAGTAGTAGGTATAGAAGAAAGTCCGGACTATTCATATTTTGCAAAGTTGTCAAGAAAAATAGAAAAAGAATACATGCAAGATATAAAAGACATATTAATAGCTAAGATAGAACCTGATATGAGTATAGCGATAGTAGACTCTACGCCGCTGAGAAGTGCCAAAAATGATTCAGAAGCAAAAATAGGTATACATATTACAATAGGATTTTTCAGGGGATACAAATTACATCTTTTGTGTACAGGTAAAGAAGAAGTAATACCACTTTTCTGGATTTTAACAGGGGCAAATGAACATGACTCAAGACAAGAAGAGCTTTTGTATAGGGCATGGGGCTTTGGCTGTGAGATTGTATTAGCAGATGCGGGATACGATTGTAGCAGATGGTTTAATATAGCAAATGAGCTTAAAGTTAAATTTGTTGCTGGGATAAACAAAAGAAACATGAAAAATAAAAACAATGTTAGCAATAGTTTTAGAAGCAAGAACATAAGATTTTTAGAAACTGAAGAGGGTAAAAAGCTATACAAGCAGAGAACAAAGATTGAAAGACTATTTAGCAAATTAAAAGGTGAATATAATCTTGAGAATGTGAGGCTCAAGGGATTTAGAAATTATAAAAGGTATATTGATTGGATACTAATTACTTTTCTATTTGAGCAACTTCTTAGAAAGTTAGAAGGTAAGAAGTTTTCTTTCGCTTATGAATGGAATCAATAA
- a CDS encoding DUF3842 family protein yields the protein MVIAVLDGQGAGIGREFIKRLKKEFEDKIKVVALGTNKVAMQNMIKNGADVGYCGEDEIVYFLTNFVPDAIVGPIGILTCGGINGEITAKIAHLVFSLDCKKYIIPLNLHGIFIPGTVNLSMKEIFSQIIEDIKETLKKENEENSYLPHPLE from the coding sequence ATGGTCATTGCAGTTTTAGACGGACAGGGTGCTGGAATTGGAAGGGAATTTATAAAAAGACTAAAAAAAGAATTTGAAGATAAAATAAAAGTTGTTGCGCTTGGAACTAACAAAGTGGCTATGCAGAACATGATCAAAAATGGTGCAGATGTAGGATATTGCGGTGAAGATGAAATTGTTTATTTTTTGACAAACTTTGTACCAGATGCAATTGTGGGTCCTATTGGAATTCTGACCTGTGGCGGAATAAACGGTGAAATTACTGCAAAGATAGCACATTTAGTTTTCAGCCTTGATTGCAAAAAGTACATAATTCCTTTGAATCTTCATGGAATATTTATTCCTGGCACTGTAAATCTATCTATGAAAGAGATATTTTCGCAGATAATTGAGGATATAAAAGAAACTTTAAAAAAAGAGAATGAGGAAAATTCCTATCTTCCCCATCCTCTTGAGTAG
- the tsaA gene encoding tRNA (N6-threonylcarbamoyladenosine(37)-N6)-methyltransferase TrmO, giving the protein MELVKIGIIHSPYKTKEEAPRQGADSEEICYIEIFEKYIEGLKDIEEARYLIVLYWGHQSNRGVLTTLTPFSDVPKGVFACRSPNRPNPVLLDIAELIDRKGNVLVVKGLDAIDGSPVIDIKPYYERIDIPKGLQEKIFEEQSK; this is encoded by the coding sequence ATGGAACTTGTAAAAATAGGAATAATTCACAGTCCATATAAAACAAAAGAAGAGGCGCCACGGCAGGGTGCAGATTCAGAAGAGATTTGCTATATAGAAATATTTGAAAAATATATTGAAGGATTAAAAGATATTGAAGAAGCAAGATACTTAATTGTTTTGTATTGGGGTCATCAGTCAAATAGGGGGGTTTTGACAACTTTGACGCCATTTTCAGATGTTCCCAAAGGTGTTTTTGCATGCAGGTCTCCAAACAGACCAAACCCAGTACTTTTAGATATTGCAGAGCTTATAGACCGAAAAGGCAATGTTCTTGTTGTAAAAGGGCTTGATGCAATAGATGGCTCGCCTGTAATTGACATAAAGCCTTATTATGAAAGAATTGACATTCCCAAAGGGTTACAAGAAAAAATTTTTGAAGAACAAAGCAAATGA
- a CDS encoding FmdE family protein, translating to MTWEKELFWKKAAEFHGHICPGLAIGFRACEAAAKKLSLEFSSDEEVVCITENDACGVDAIQVILGCTAGKGNLIFKDRGKQAFTFFRRDTNQGIRVVFKGFAENRSREENLQYILEAPLDEIFEYKEPKDKVPNMARIFRSLKCENCGERAAEHRVRILDGKFLCLDCYEDYSRGWGR from the coding sequence ATGACATGGGAAAAAGAACTTTTCTGGAAAAAGGCAGCTGAGTTTCACGGGCACATATGCCCAGGTCTTGCAATAGGTTTTAGGGCATGTGAGGCAGCAGCAAAAAAGCTTTCTCTTGAGTTTTCTTCGGATGAAGAAGTAGTTTGCATAACAGAAAACGATGCATGTGGTGTTGATGCTATTCAAGTCATTTTGGGCTGTACTGCTGGCAAAGGTAATCTCATTTTCAAAGACAGGGGCAAACAGGCATTTACATTTTTTAGGCGAGATACAAATCAGGGTATTAGAGTTGTGTTCAAAGGTTTTGCAGAAAACAGGTCAAGAGAAGAAAACTTACAGTATATCCTTGAAGCGCCTTTGGATGAGATTTTCGAGTACAAAGAACCAAAAGACAAAGTTCCAAATATGGCACGAATTTTCCGTTCTTTAAAATGTGAAAACTGTGGAGAGAGAGCAGCAGAGCACAGAGTAAGAATTTTGGATGGCAAATTTTTGTGTCTTGACTGCTATGAAGACTACTCAAGAGGATGGGGAAGATAG
- a CDS encoding ABC transporter ATP-binding protein — MLKVDNLEFSFKDFQVLNGICFEARRGEFVSILGNNGAGKSTLLKCIARLLKPKSGVVLIDGKDANSFSLHQLSKSVAYVPQRYTTNRITVYEAILLGRKPHFTGLIPSSEDLEKVEMALDIFGLKHLAFRYLDEISGGELQKVVIARAFVQEPKVLLLDEPINNLDLKNQIEVLKILKRLSMQEGILVIVILHDLNLAIRFSDWFIFIKDRKIFASGGKEVIRADIISKVYGIDVKVEKHGDEIFVVPIVAAI; from the coding sequence ATGCTGAAAGTAGATAACCTTGAATTTAGCTTTAAAGACTTTCAGGTCTTAAATGGGATTTGTTTTGAAGCAAGAAGAGGAGAGTTTGTGTCAATTTTAGGAAACAACGGTGCAGGAAAATCTACACTTTTAAAATGCATAGCAAGGCTTTTAAAGCCCAAAAGTGGAGTTGTGCTGATAGACGGCAAGGACGCAAATAGTTTTTCTTTACACCAGCTTTCAAAAAGTGTTGCATATGTTCCGCAAAGATACACTACAAACAGAATAACAGTGTATGAGGCAATACTTCTTGGGAGAAAGCCGCATTTTACAGGACTTATCCCTTCTTCAGAAGATTTGGAGAAGGTTGAGATGGCACTTGATATTTTTGGCTTGAAACACCTTGCTTTCAGATACTTAGATGAGATAAGCGGCGGAGAGCTTCAAAAAGTGGTGATTGCAAGGGCGTTTGTCCAAGAGCCAAAAGTGTTGCTTTTGGATGAGCCAATAAATAACCTTGATTTGAAGAATCAGATAGAGGTTTTGAAGATTTTAAAAAGACTTTCAATGCAAGAAGGGATTTTAGTAATTGTAATCTTACATGACTTAAACTTGGCCATCAGGTTCTCTGACTGGTTCATCTTCATCAAAGATAGAAAAATATTTGCATCAGGTGGGAAAGAAGTAATAAGGGCTGATATAATCTCAAAGGTATATGGCATAGATGTAAAAGTAGAAAAGCATGGTGATGAGATTTTTGTTGTTCCAATAGTAGCTGCTATTTAA